DNA from Methanothrix sp.:
ACTGAGGATGAGGAGAGGGTCAGGAGAGCCCTCTCGATCTTCGTCCCCCTCGAGTACATCAGGTCATCCAGGGCCACAGGCTACTACGGAAACCCGATAACCATTCTGGAGGCAGAGCTCCGGAGGAAGGAGGGGCTGGAGTTCATTCGCATGCTCAGGGAGCAGCTCTCCGCCGGAGATATCACCAGGCTGCGCAGGGAGATCCCTGAGAGGGTTGATGAGGACTGCAAGCTGCACCTCCGTCTGGACAAACAGGCAGCGTACAGGGGCATGATCAGACTCTCCGACGCCGGCGACGCTATAGATGTGTCTGTGCATGTAGCAACATATCCATCCAGGTATGAGGAGGCTGTGAGGCTGCTCAGGGAGATCTTCTGAGGGATTGTGGTGTACTATGAGCCAAGGGTTCATGTGATGCCCCAGGGTTCATCATCCCCGAGCAGGATGGCTCTCGTCGCCCGACGTCTGGGATTCAGCGGCATAATCGTGATGAGCATCAACGGATCTGGGGATCTACAGGGGCTCGATGCGGCGCAGAGGATAGGAGGCATAAGCGTCGCCAGTGGTGTCGAGATCGCGTCGAAGGATCCCAAGAGCCTGAAGGGCAGGATCGCCTCCCTCAGGGATCGCTACCCGTTTCTCGCAGTTCATGCAACCAGCGAGTCTGTACTAAGAGAGGCCCTTGACGATCCCAGGGTTGATCTCGTCGTGAATTCTGGATTCAGGCTCACAGTGCCAGAGGCGAGATCTGCGAAGAGGAACCAGGTGGCTCTCGCCATCGATCTCCAGCCGATGATCAGGCTCAGGGGTGCATCCCGGTTAAGATGGCTGGATCTGCAGAGGTACAACGTGCGGGTTGCAAGGAAGTTTAATATCAGCATCATGATAACAGCGAGCCCGAGGTCGCATCTGGATCTGAGATCGCCGAGGGATATGATGGCCATGGCCCAGATACTCGGGATCAGCAGGCAGGAGGCTCTCGAGGCGCTCCGGCTGCCCGGCAGGGTTCTTGATATGAACCAGCGGAGATGGGTATCTCCCGGGGTGGAGGTTCTGGAGACACACCCACATGAAGAGCGGGGATCTGATTGAGAAGCAGACTGCCGGTGATGAGGGACAGGCGGCGCTACATCGTATTCGAGCTTGAGTCTGAGGGGCATATCGATGCAAGGGACGTCTCGATCGAGATACAGTCCTCCTACCTGAGCCTCTTCGGGGATTCAGGGTGCGCCAGCCCCAGGCTCATATCCTTCGACGGGCGATTTGGCATAGTGAGGTGCAGAAATGGATGCGTGGAGGAGCTTAGGGCAGCTCTCGCGACCATTCATACAATTGCGGGATTCCGGGCTGCGATAAGGGTCCGCGGCGTCTCCGGGACGATCAAAACCGCCACAGAAAAGTATATACCGCAATCTAGCATAAAGCCCGAGGAGCATCGGAGAAGAGTAGACCTAAAGGGAATTTCTGGAGTGATTGTGAGCACCCGCGGTCATGAGATCGATGTATCTCCGGATGACCATATAGAGGGGCTGGATACCAGATATCTGGGTCTTACATATTTTGACTTGGAAGGAGGATGTGATTATGCAGATGGCACCTCAGATGGGGTATGACCGGGCGATCACAGTGTTCAGCCCGGACGGCCGGCTCTTTCAGGTTGAGTACGCGAGGGAGGCGGTCAGGCGAGGCACGACAGCAGTGGGCATTAAGGCCACGGATGGGGTCGCGGTTCTTGTTGATAAGAGAATAACAAGCAGGCTCATGGAGCCGGAGTCGATAGAGAAGATATTCCAGATAGACACTCACATAGGTGCCGCCACATCCGGGCTTGTGGCAGATGCCAGGATACTGGTCGACAGGGCGAGGGTTGAGTGCCAGATAAACAGGCTGATCTACGATGAGAAGATAGGCGTTGAGGCACTATCGAAGAAGATATGCGACTTCAAGCAGACCTACACGCAGTACGGCGGGGTCAGGCCATTCGGGACAGCCCTGCTCATAATAGGTGCTGAGGATAACAGGGTGAGGCTCTTCGAGACGGATCCAAGCGGTGCGCTACTTGAGTACAAGGCCACAGGTATAGGGGCTGGCAGAGCAGCGGTCATGGAGGTCTTCGAGGCGAAGTACCGTGAGGATATGAACATGAAGGAGGCGATACTCCTAGGGCTCGAGGCCCTCTACAGGGCGTCAGAGGGGAAGCTCGACGCCTCGACGACCGAGATAGGGGTTATAATGCTGGAGGACAAGACGTTCCGCAAGCTAGAGGAGTCTGAGGTCGCTGAGTACATCGAGATGCTGAAATCCCAGCTCGGAGGAGAGGCCTAGGATGGTAAAGCTCGATGAGGCTGTTCCCGCGAGGCTGAAGAGCCACGGCGCGGTCTTCGAGGTTCTTGTGGATCCGGATGGAGCCCTTGCGATGCGCCGCGGGGAGGATGTCAGAATAGAGGACATACTAGCGGTCGAGGATGTCTTCGAGAACGCGAGCAGAGGGGACAGAAGCGCCGAGGAGGATCTAATCAAGGCGTTCGGCACAACAGATCCTCTCGCGATAGCGGAGATCATCATAAAGAAGGGCGAGATCAGCCTCACAGCAGAGCAGCGGCGGAGGATCATAGAGTCCAAGAGAAGACAGGTGATAGAGCTGATCGCGAGGAATGCGATAAACCCGCAGACCAGGACGCCACATCCCCCATCGAGGATCGAGCAGGCGATGGCAGAGGCGAAGGTTCACATCGATCCGACAAAATCTCTGGAGGAGCTCGTCGCAATAACGATGAAGGCTATACGCCCCATAATACCGATAAGGTTCGAGGAGGTCGAGGTCGCGGTGAAGGTTCCAGCGAGCTATGCCGCGAAGTCATACGGCGAGATATCAACCTTCGGCAAGCTCGTGAGGGAGGCATGGCAGAACGACGGCTCCTGGATCGGGGTTATCAGGATACCTGCGGGGATGCAGACAGAGTTCTACTCTCTCGTGAACAGGCTCACAAAGGGCGACGCAGAGACCAAGCTGCTGAAACACTGAGGATCTTGTGATGGACCGCAAAATCGTGATACCCGGGGATCTGCTCTCTGAGGACACAAGGAGAGCCGGTGAGGGCACCTATGTGAGGAACGGCAAGGTGTACTCTCTTCTCTACGGCATCGCCAGCTTCAGGGAGAAGATCAGCGTGATCCCACTGGCAGGGAAGTATATACCTGCTATCGGGGATAACGTGATCGGAGTCGTCAAGGACATAACATTCTCGAACTGGATTCTAGACATAAACTCGCCCTACGACGGGCTGCTCCACATTTCCGAGTTTCCTAAGAAGATCGATGTCGAGGACATGTCGAAGTATCTCCGCATAGGTAGCTCGGTCATGGCCAGGGTGAAGGACGTCGATCCCGCGATGAAGGTGGAGCTGACCCTGAACGACAGGAGGCTTGGTGTCATAAAGACCGGCAGGGTCGTGGAGATAAGCCACACCAGGGTTCCCAGGCTCATAGGAAAGGGCGGGTCGATGATAAGCATGCTCAAGAAGGAGCTTAACTGCAACATATTCGTCGGGCAGAACGGCAGGATATGGGTCAGCGGGAACGAGGAGGATATGGACCTGGCCTTGAAGACCATACTCCTGATCGAGAGGGAGGCCCACACGAACGGCCTCACAGACAGGATTGTTGAGTACATAAAGGATGCGAGAAGGGCCAGAGGATGATTATATGGATGAAAGGGTATTCATAAAGGATGGAATTCGCCTTGACGGCAGACGCTTCGATGAGCTCCGGCCCATAAAGATGGAGGTTGGCGTGCTCAAAAGAGCCGATGGCTCCTGCTACATAGAGATGGGCGATAACAAGGTCATAGCGGCTGTGTACGGACCGAGGGAGGTTCACCCCAGGCATCTCCAGGAGGTCAACAGGGCCATAATAAGGTACAGATACAACATGGCCTCCTTCTCCGTGGAGGAGCGTAGGAGGCCCGGCCCTGACAGAAGGAGCTACGAGCTATCGAAGGTCAGCCGCGAGGCCCTGGAGCCTGTGATACTGACATCGTACTTTCCGAAGTCTGTCATAGACATATTCGTGGAGGTGCTTCAGGCGGATGCCGGAACCAGGACGGCTGGGATAAATGCTGCATCAGTTGCGCTTGCAGATGCGGGCATTCCGATGAGGAGCCTCGTGTCGTCATGCGCAGCCGGGAAGGTTGATGGCCAGATAGTCCTGGATCCCATGAAGGACGAGGACAACTTCGGCCAGGCGGACATGCCGATCGCAATAACGCCCACAGGCGAGATCACGCTCCTTCAGATGGACGGGATCATGACCAGGGATGAGTTCCGCCAGGCGATAGAGCTCGCGAAGAAGGGGTGCCAGGAGATCTACAGGATCCAGAGAAAGGTGCTCATAGACAGATACAGCCAGTTCGAGGATCTTCAGGATGAGGGGAGCAGAAGATGAGCAGCGTGATATCTGAGATAAGAAAGGACTATCTGTACAACCTGCTGCTGCGCGGCGAGCGTGCGGATGGAAGATCCTTCACCCAGTACAGGCCGATAACCATCGAAAGGAACATAATAAAAAAGGCTGAGGGCAGCGCTCTTGTCAAGCTCGGAAAAACCCAGGTCATGGTCGGGATCAAGATACAGCCTGGCGAGCCGTTCCCGGACGCCCCGAACCGCGGTGTGATAGTGACGAATGCGGAGCTTGTGCCGCTGGCATCTCCGATATTCGAGCCGGGGCCTCCGAATGAGTACGGAATAGAGCTCGCCAGGGTCGTCGACAGGGGCGTTCGCGAGTCTGGTGCAGTGGACCTGGACGCGCTCTGCATCGTTCCTGGGGAGAAGGTCTGGGTGAT
Protein-coding regions in this window:
- the rrp41 gene encoding exosome complex exonuclease Rrp41, yielding MDERVFIKDGIRLDGRRFDELRPIKMEVGVLKRADGSCYIEMGDNKVIAAVYGPREVHPRHLQEVNRAIIRYRYNMASFSVEERRRPGPDRRSYELSKVSREALEPVILTSYFPKSVIDIFVEVLQADAGTRTAGINAASVALADAGIPMRSLVSSCAAGKVDGQIVLDPMKDEDNFGQADMPIAITPTGEITLLQMDGIMTRDEFRQAIELAKKGCQEIYRIQRKVLIDRYSQFEDLQDEGSRR
- the rrp42 gene encoding exosome complex protein Rrp42, with the protein product MSSVISEIRKDYLYNLLLRGERADGRSFTQYRPITIERNIIKKAEGSALVKLGKTQVMVGIKIQPGEPFPDAPNRGVIVTNAELVPLASPIFEPGPPNEYGIELARVVDRGVRESGAVDLDALCIVPGEKVWVIFIDIHILDDCGNIMDASSLGAIAALLGTTVPASRFGLGDDFPLPVRDIPIATTAVEFGDVVLFDPDIDEEAIADAKLTVITKADGTICGMQKSGPGMLSEEQVYRIVDIACENAKEIREKFLE
- the rrp4 gene encoding exosome complex RNA-binding protein Rrp4 gives rise to the protein MDRKIVIPGDLLSEDTRRAGEGTYVRNGKVYSLLYGIASFREKISVIPLAGKYIPAIGDNVIGVVKDITFSNWILDINSPYDGLLHISEFPKKIDVEDMSKYLRIGSSVMARVKDVDPAMKVELTLNDRRLGVIKTGRVVEISHTRVPRLIGKGGSMISMLKKELNCNIFVGQNGRIWVSGNEEDMDLALKTILLIEREAHTNGLTDRIVEYIKDARRARG
- the psmA gene encoding archaeal proteasome endopeptidase complex subunit alpha translates to MQMAPQMGYDRAITVFSPDGRLFQVEYAREAVRRGTTAVGIKATDGVAVLVDKRITSRLMEPESIEKIFQIDTHIGAATSGLVADARILVDRARVECQINRLIYDEKIGVEALSKKICDFKQTYTQYGGVRPFGTALLIIGAEDNRVRLFETDPSGALLEYKATGIGAGRAAVMEVFEAKYREDMNMKEAILLGLEALYRASEGKLDASTTEIGVIMLEDKTFRKLEESEVAEYIEMLKSQLGGEA
- a CDS encoding Rpp14/Pop5 family protein, producing MRSRLPVMRDRRRYIVFELESEGHIDARDVSIEIQSSYLSLFGDSGCASPRLISFDGRFGIVRCRNGCVEELRAALATIHTIAGFRAAIRVRGVSGTIKTATEKYIPQSSIKPEEHRRRVDLKGISGVIVSTRGHEIDVSPDDHIEGLDTRYLGLTYFDLEGGCDYADGTSDGV
- a CDS encoding ribosome assembly factor SBDS; translated protein: MVKLDEAVPARLKSHGAVFEVLVDPDGALAMRRGEDVRIEDILAVEDVFENASRGDRSAEEDLIKAFGTTDPLAIAEIIIKKGEISLTAEQRRRIIESKRRQVIELIARNAINPQTRTPHPPSRIEQAMAEAKVHIDPTKSLEELVAITMKAIRPIIPIRFEEVEVAVKVPASYAAKSYGEISTFGKLVREAWQNDGSWIGVIRIPAGMQTEFYSLVNRLTKGDAETKLLKH
- a CDS encoding RNA-binding domain-containing protein; this translates as MIHRVHFRAFVSVTEDEERVRRALSIFVPLEYIRSSRATGYYGNPITILEAELRRKEGLEFIRMLREQLSAGDITRLRREIPERVDEDCKLHLRLDKQAAYRGMIRLSDAGDAIDVSVHVATYPSRYEEAVRLLREIF
- a CDS encoding RNase P subunit p30 family protein → MVYYEPRVHVMPQGSSSPSRMALVARRLGFSGIIVMSINGSGDLQGLDAAQRIGGISVASGVEIASKDPKSLKGRIASLRDRYPFLAVHATSESVLREALDDPRVDLVVNSGFRLTVPEARSAKRNQVALAIDLQPMIRLRGASRLRWLDLQRYNVRVARKFNISIMITASPRSHLDLRSPRDMMAMAQILGISRQEALEALRLPGRVLDMNQRRWVSPGVEVLETHPHEERGSD